In Notolabrus celidotus isolate fNotCel1 chromosome 8, fNotCel1.pri, whole genome shotgun sequence, a genomic segment contains:
- the LOC117817563 gene encoding uncharacterized protein LOC117817563 produces the protein MLMRIILSNEDIRRVTIDNLPETVDDFCLLLKTKLGLDGDLVVQYQDPEFDNELSNLSSISELPKDRVTLKVYYKSYHTDSTRDTASLSSSSSSLDESPGGSQTRQLPQPFVIPSFSFDVELKLRQGNEAYHKDGTLLDVSKDMKSDILDKLAEGIYVHNPYPKSEEYDQVAQALINKHPCLREPGSVHGWFCWKFSLKFKMGNFRQKLRVAGCSELKVNSRTSGPAGPKKLKRDKKSEVNFLPDFPEGMIQSNLDMDRSAMAVEMKKRKVDWKQIGDMMNDAFPLRRKEIVEDEPLVAEVKERWPALFSEQQIVAEFAHLTSVDLKGSLFAGIDQYLARFLELYKAKSGIVGLTRLTRQVDEDNRGQDRLDNIGK, from the exons ATGCTGATGCGCATCATCCTGAGTAACGAAGACATTAGAAGAGTCACCATAGACAACTTGCCTGAAACTGTTGATGACTTCTGCTTGCTTCTGAAGACAAAACTCGGATTGGATGGGGACCTTGTGGTTCAGTATCAAGACCCCGaatttgataatgaactgtctAACTTGAGCAGCATATCAGAGCTTCCTAAAGACAGAGTAACTTTGAAAGTGTACTACAAGTCATACCACACAGACTCAACCCGAGATACAGCAAGCctgtcctcatcatcatcatcccttGATGAGAGCCCTGGTGGTAGTCAAACCCGTCAGCTACCTCAGCCGTTTgtcattccttccttttcttttgatGTTGAGTTGAAACTGAGGCAAGGAAATGAGGCCTACCACAAAGATGGGACCCTTCTTGACGTATCAAAAGACATGAAATCGGACATCTTGGATAAGTTAGCAGAAGGGATATATGTCCACAACCCCTACCCAAAATCTGAAGAGTATGATCAAGTGGCCCAAGCTCTCATCAACAAGCATCCTTGTCTGAGGGAACCAGGGTCTGTCCATGGGTGGTTTTGTTGGAAGttcagtttgaagtttaaaatgGGTAACTTCAGACAGAAGCTGCGAGTGGCCGGGTGCTCTGAGCTCAAAGTAAACTCTCGTACCTCTggtccagctggtccaaaaaaACTGAAGAGGGACAAAAAGTCAGAGGTGAATTTTCTGCCAGATTTTCCAGAAGGGATGATACAAAGTAATCTTGACATGGACAGATCAGCCATGGCCGTTgagatgaagaaaagaaaagttgacTGGAAGCAAATTGGTGATATGATGAATGACGCATTCCCTTTACGGAGAAAAGAGATCGTTGAAGATGAACCACTTGTGGCAGAAGTCAAAGAAAGATGGCCAGCATTGTTCTCTGAACAGCAG aTTGTAGCTGAATTTGCTCACCTTACATCTGTTGACCTGAAAGGCTCCCTATTTGCTGGGATTGACCAGTACCTCGCAAGGTTCCTGGAGCTGTACAAAGCCAAGAGTGGCATAGTGGGACTGACCAGGCTCACAAGACAGGTTGATGAAGAC AATAGGGGCCAGGATAGGTTGGATAACATTGGAAAATAA